Part of the Carnobacterium pleistocenium FTR1 genome is shown below.
AGTATGCTATACTTTAAAAAATGGTTTCGACAAGGAGGTCAAATGAAAAAATTAAAACCTATTCTTCTTCTACTTATTGGTTTGACTATCATATTTTGCTTATATGGTTACCAACAAAATCGTTCATTAGACGTTGATCATCAAACGATCAAATTAGATAACCTGCCGCAAGAGTTAGATCAATTGAAAATTATTCATCTATCGGATACTCATTTTGAACGAAATCGTATTTCAATTGACATGTTACTTTCAGAAATCAAACAAGCACAACCCGACCTTATTTTTTTAACTGGAGATTTGATTGACCGTACGGCCGATTTAAGTAAAATACAGTTAGAAGAATTTGGTCGTTCACTGGTGGCCATCGCACCAACCTATGCCGTCTCTGGTAATCATGAAACAAGCAGTGGGCAATTAACGGAGTGGGAAAATGAAATTGTCAGTAGTGGTGTCATTTTACTGAATAATAAGCAAATCACCTTAACGGTTAATGGTACGCAACTTGCTTTAGTAGGTGTTAGCGATGAAAGCTATCCTGCTGAAGTGTCTGTGATTGCTCCTATAAACACTGATATACCTGTTCTCCTACTTGCTCATCACCCTGAATACTTCGAGCAGTACTTAACTTCCAACCCGCTGATCCAACCGGATATCACATTTAGTGGTCATGCGCATGGTGGCCAGATAAGAATCCCGCTTATTGGTCCTTTATACGCTCCTGGACAAGGTCTATTTCCTAAATACTCCACCGGAATTTATAGCAGCGAAGTAGACCCCTCAAAAAAACTAGTCGTCAGCCGTGGCATCGGAAACAGTATTTTTCCTTTTCGAATCAACAATGAACCCCATTTATTAGTCATCACCCTTGAACAGACAAACTAAAAAACAACTAATAAGAAATAAAACCTTATTAGTTGAGCTGTATAATTTTTGGTGTAGCTAAATAAATGAACTAAAAGCGTTCAGACCCGAATCAATCGAACGAATAGCCGCTCGATGGCCAGTGACCATCGAGCGAAAGTACTGTAGGCTACGCCTAAGTGTATCATGCCTGTACGTAGCTGAAGCAACTACAGTCATGACAAAGTGGCCGTTGGGTCTGCTTTTTAGAACACGTTTTAGAATGACACTTTCAGACGGTTCGATGGCTATGCACAAGCAAACCCGTACATTCCAGAAGAATTTTATTTTGAATCACATCGAAACCGTTTGACCTAGAACCATTAGTTGGTTCATTTGCACTCGTTTTACGAACTGAATTGTGCCTCATACAATCTTTTATAAGAGCTAGAATAAACAAGAGATAATACAAGGTAACGCGCTTGATAAAAAGTGTTCTAAAATAAATATGTATGTATACGAATAAGTACGATTATGCCCTTTTCCTGCCCTAAACGTAAAAAATAAGCTATCTATTAAATAGGCAAGTCTAAACTTTAGCGAGTAGTATGATAAACTTATTCTAACATAATTAAAGTATTTAAAATAGTTTGCATATAGTATAGATACCCGACCCTCACCCCTTTCATCCAGTGAGGGTATTTTTACGCACAAAAAAAGCCACCTCAATTAAGAAGTGGCTTTTTTAACTATTTTAGTATTTAATCTTTTGTCCTACATTAATTTTATTTGCATTTTTAATACCATTTTTATCCTGCAACTTCTTGGTTGTTGAACCTACTTTTTGAGCAATTCCGCTTAATGTATCACCAGACTTAACAGTGTACGTTCCACCACTGACAGCTGCAGTTCCAGATAATTTAACGACTTGTCCAATATTTATTTTGTTAGCGTCTTTAATGTCGTTCAAACTTTGCAACGCCTTAGTAGTTGTTCCATTTTTAGCAGCAATAGTGCTTAAATTGTCTCCACTTTTGACAGTATATGTTTTACTAGATACTTTTGCAACTGGAGCTTTTAACGTTATTTTTTGACCAACGCTGATTTCGTTTTTGTTTTTAATGCCACTCCAGTTAGCTAAATTATCTACACTCACGCCACTTCTATTAGAGATTGCTGACAATGTGTCACCGGACTTAACAACGTAGCTAGCACCTGTAATCTTGTTGCTAGATTGATTTGATACAACTTGTTTAACTGGAGTTGATACTTTACTGCCCAATACTTGTTTATCAAATTTAACTAAATTGTTAGCTTCAATGATTGAAATAATTTTTGCTTGATATTGTGGATCAGTAGCATACCCAGCTTCATGAATAGCTTTAATTTGTGCTTTATAACTTGTTAATCCTAAAGCCTTTTTATAACGACTATTAACATTTAAGAACGCACCGTAATCTTTAATAGATGTTTCCCAACTTGGATAAGCTCTAAAGTTAGCAGTGATATTATATGTGATACCACCGTAAACTTCCCACGTTGCCATATTAGCAGCATTGCCACCATATGAACCTTTGATACCAAACAAGTTATTGTATTTAGTTGTTAGGCCACTTGTACCCCATGCTGATTCTAATGCAGCTTGTGCAATGGCCACAGATGGTAATACTTTATAGATGGACCACAATTGAGTAGCCCCTCCTTTTACTTTGTTAATAAAATTCTCTGTTTGTATACTCATGATTAAATTCCTCCTTTAGTTTGACTATAAGAATTAAAAGCTCCTACACTCGCCCAACCTGTTAAAAACCCTGTTAGCAAAGATTCAGCAAGTGGCAGGTTAAATACCAGTGCGATAGCTCCAAATAATACCACGCCTACCACAAGAGCAAATACAATAACCCAAATACCAGACAGTTTACTATTTTGCTTTACTACTTCTGTTATTCCAGAAACTACTACGCTTCCTCCAATTGCTGACAAAATTAATGTTGTTAAAATGCTCTCCATTAAAATCTCCTACTTTCCTATTTCTAAAATGCTTATTCGTTTATCGTGATCATTCAACTCTTCGTCATGTAGTCCAACCTTTAAGTTTAGTTGTTCCCTATCTTTCGCGCTATCAGCTAAGTTGTGGTTAAGCAGTTCGATTGATCGTGTCAAAGGCTCAACTGATCGTTTGAGTGATTCTGTATTATCTCTTTGTATTTTTTCCGCCATTCTTTTATCTGGTTCAGATACTAACTTTTTGTATATCCAGATTAACGCTCCTCCTATAATGGTAAAACTTGTAATTATTGACGTCATTTGTGTTTCTAGTCCACTCCACTCCATACCGTTCCACCTTTCTTTAAATAAATTAAATCAATATAAAAAGACCTACTCGATTGAGCAGATCTTCGTTTTTATTTATTTTCAGTTAACCGATAGCTTTGATTATTTCAAAATGAAATTTATTTATTAAAGCCTGATTTCAGAAATCCCTAGTTTTTTAACAATCTCTTGAAATCCATCTCTGCCTGACAAAAACTTACAAATATTAATAAACTCGACTTGATTAATGCCTTTTGTGTGTTCTAAATCTAATCTTATTGTGGTATTCAAATGATTTTCATATTCTTTTTCACCAGTTACATACGGAAGCAAGGCATCCTCTACCACAGTTATTTTTTCATTGGATATATAATCCCCATTTTCCAATTCAGTATTAAGAGATTGTTCTACTCCATTAAGCAAACCAAAAATATGTGAGTCACTTTGTTCACAAACCCCTTGATTTTTTTGAATTAGATATATATTTCCTAATATTTTTCCTAAAGATACTTTTGTCTCATTGTCCAAATAAAAAACCTCCTTTCTTAAAATTATAACACACATTATTAAAAGTATTTCCTTTATTTATTGGCATATTCTATTAAAAAGATGACATTAATACTTTTGTTAGATAACAATTCCTTCCTGCCGCTTGATGTTTATTAAAACTTTCTAAAGCATCTTCGTAATTATCATATTTTATTGTTTTTTCATTATAGCTACCTTGCAAAATTATTATATACACCATTACCCCTCCAAATAATTAAATGAAGTTTATTTCCAAATTTTTTTCTCTGCTATTGGACCATATGCATATTTCGATAAATCATCTCTGATTTCATTCCAAGTATTCATTATTATTTTGAAATGTTGATTTACTTTTTCATTTACCGAGTTAACAATAGCCAAGGATTCTTTTTCTAATCCCAGTACATCCATAAAGACTATTTTATGCTCTTTCAAAACAACATCAACTACTTTAAAAGCTATTTCTTCTGCAGATTTTTCGCTAAATTGATAAAAGAACGCATAGACCATATTTAGGTAAATCATTTGTCTAATAGCAGGTATAGGGTGAGAATAATTAGAAAGTTCATTTAAATTATCGATTTTTGTAGATAATAACTGAAACATAAAAACAGATGAAAATCCTGTAGTTAACGCTGAACCAGACCAAAACTCCGGATCTTTTATAAGGCTAATAGTTTTTGTAGCAGCGAAACTATCGGCATCCATTTCTAAACATTGACTAATTAAGTTTCCTTCATTCTTTGAGTTTGATTCGAAAAAAACAAAGTTTTTGTTAGTTTTGATGGAATAATCTAAATGACCATGTACAATATGTCCATATTCATGAAAAAAAAGATAGCTTACAGCATTAGCTGCGAAATGCTTAGCATTGTTTTTTCTTTCTTTTGACTTTGGATACACGCTTTCGAAATCATAATTATTGAAAAGGTCACCTATTGTATCTATATAATTATCTAATTCTGATAAATTAATATCTATATCAGGATTTTGTTCTTCGCTCGTATCTATTTCTTTAAATACATCATTCCGTGAGAACAAATAATTATAAAAATTCTTCACTATACGAATCAAACCAATATTCAAACCGATAAAATAATTATTTTTATATTTGAAAGCTATTGCATTAAAAGTATAATCATTGACTATACCTAAATATACTTCAGGATAAGATTCAGGCGATTCTTGAAGCATAACCTCATAAGAATCTTTAACTACACCCATCATATATTTCTCGAATTCATCTAACTCACCATTAAAGCTATTACCATCTAAATACTCATTAAATAACTCTTTAGTTGTTTCCAAAAAACCGCTCCCTATTATCTATTAAATTAATTATTCACATGATATAATAGGTTTAACAACAAGCTAATATACCAAGCACTCACAGGGTTCCCGCCCTATATGTGAGTGCTTTCTTTATTTTAACTATTATTTAAAACAATAACAACTTTATCTTTTGACTTCTCCCTTATCTTTTCATCTACCGCGCAGTTTGGTTCAACTAAACAGTTTTGCTTTGTAAAGATTTAGCTCTTTTTGTTGCAAGGTTTTTCCCAATCTTCATAGATGGTATCTCAATATATTTATAAGTTAAGTAAGAAAGAGAAAAAATTAAAGCATATGCTACAAAAATAACTATAATTAACGATATTTTTCCATATAATAATCTAAATACAACTAACAATATAGGTATATGAAGCATGTATAGACTATATGATAAGTTTCCTGTAAGAACTAATATCGGATTAGAAAGTCTATTTTGTATTTTTTTACTAGATAATACTAATATTATCAGCATAGAGGCTCCTATACATACGCCTAAATCAATAATACTATAACTGAAATCCATCAATATAGAGTCGGTTCCAAATAATACCCTTACTATCCATGCGTAAAATCTTGAATATAAATAGAAAAGAAAAGCTATAACAGTCAATACTACTTTTTTTGTAACTGAATATTTTTTAACGGCGTTTATTAGCTCATCCTTATGTTTAGCCATCAATGCCCCAATAATAAAAAAATACATATAATGAGATGTATCGAATAGACTTAAATGAGCACCATGTGACTCTTGTATATGAAACCACTCATTTAACTGACCTACTAAATAAAGCATAAAACCAATAGAAAGGGATTTCTTCCAATTATATTTTTTTATCATTATCATTATTATTGGGAAAATAATTGAAATTCTCATCTCATGAATCAATGACCAAATAACCGGATTATATGAAGTGGGATAGATACCTATACTTCCTATATATTCTAGAAATGTCTTAACATCTAGCGGCGTATCCCATTTTCTATAATACCATCCAGTAAGACCATTAATTTGTATATCTTTAAACAGAAAATATAACAAAAAAGTGAATAATATCATCAATAAATATGGGATATATATTCTAAAAAAGCGTTTAATAAGAAATTCTGAATACTCTATATCTTTTTTAAAAAATGGAAGAGACATAACAAATCCACTTAAGATAAAGAAAAAAATAACTCCTTCATTACCTGCATAAAATATATTAATTGGTGCAATTCTTATTAGCGTTGAAATTGGCTCTATCAGTATTAGCATTGTATGCCAAATTATTACGGAAACCGCTACTAGTCCTCGCATAGAATCTAGCTCTATGTATCTCTTCAATTTTATCACCCTATCTTATTTTTTGCATTGAGAGTACTTTACAAGTGAAGTACCCTCAATAACAAATATTATGATAACACATTAAATGATAAAAATGTCCGAGATAATAGAATTTGAAACGAACTAATATTTAATGATGGGACGAACAATCCTCTTTTCACCATCAACATTTACAACTGACTTTACCTCTGATATTTGTCCGTTTATATTTTGATAGATTTTGCAAAAATATAAGTCAT
Proteins encoded:
- a CDS encoding LysM peptidoglycan-binding domain-containing protein, whose product is MSIQTENFINKVKGGATQLWSIYKVLPSVAIAQAALESAWGTSGLTTKYNNLFGIKGSYGGNAANMATWEVYGGITYNITANFRAYPSWETSIKDYGAFLNVNSRYKKALGLTSYKAQIKAIHEAGYATDPQYQAKIISIIEANNLVKFDKQVLGSKVSTPVKQVVSNQSSNKITGASYVVKSGDTLSAISNRSGVSVDNLANWSGIKNKNEISVGQKITLKAPVAKVSSKTYTVKSGDNLSTIAAKNGTTTKALQSLNDIKDANKINIGQVVKLSGTAAVSGGTYTVKSGDTLSGIAQKVGSTTKKLQDKNGIKNANKINVGQKIKY
- a CDS encoding metallophosphoesterase codes for the protein MKKLKPILLLLIGLTIIFCLYGYQQNRSLDVDHQTIKLDNLPQELDQLKIIHLSDTHFERNRISIDMLLSEIKQAQPDLIFLTGDLIDRTADLSKIQLEEFGRSLVAIAPTYAVSGNHETSSGQLTEWENEIVSSGVILLNNKQITLTVNGTQLALVGVSDESYPAEVSVIAPINTDIPVLLLAHHPEYFEQYLTSNPLIQPDITFSGHAHGGQIRIPLIGPLYAPGQGLFPKYSTGIYSSEVDPSKKLVVSRGIGNSIFPFRINNEPHLLVITLEQTN
- a CDS encoding acyltransferase family protein, with the protein product MKRYIELDSMRGLVAVSVIIWHTMLILIEPISTLIRIAPINIFYAGNEGVIFFFILSGFVMSLPFFKKDIEYSEFLIKRFFRIYIPYLLMILFTFLLYFLFKDIQINGLTGWYYRKWDTPLDVKTFLEYIGSIGIYPTSYNPVIWSLIHEMRISIIFPIIMIMIKKYNWKKSLSIGFMLYLVGQLNEWFHIQESHGAHLSLFDTSHYMYFFIIGALMAKHKDELINAVKKYSVTKKVVLTVIAFLFYLYSRFYAWIVRVLFGTDSILMDFSYSIIDLGVCIGASMLIILVLSSKKIQNRLSNPILVLTGNLSYSLYMLHIPILLVVFRLLYGKISLIIVIFVAYALIFSLSYLTYKYIEIPSMKIGKNLATKRAKSLQSKTV